The sequence below is a genomic window from Synechococcus sp. PCC 7335.
ATACCGCCTTCTAAAGAACCTGCGCCTACTAGCGTATGAATTTCGTCAATCACTAAAATGACGTCTTGTGATTTACGTACTTCATCAATCACCTGAGTGATGCGTTCTTCAAAATCACCTCTAAACCGGGTTCCCGACACCAGCAAACCCATATCCAAGCTAATGACTCGTTTATCGATCAGAGCTTCGGGAACATCTTGGTTGACGATACGCTGGGCGAGACCTTCGGCGATCGCAGTTTTACCTACGCCAGGTTCACCAACCAGCACTGGATTGTTCTTGGTGCGACGTCCCAAAACCTGAACAACACGCTCAATCTCTTGGCGACGACCAATCACTGGGTCGAGCTTTCCTTCAGCAGCCACCTCAGTTAGATCGGTGCCGTACTCTGTTAAGACGCTACTATCCGACTTACGCTCTTTCTTTTGACTACCACCAACACGGCCTGAAGCAACAGGGGTACTTTCACCAATCACTCGAACAAGCTGAACCCGTATTTTTTCTGGATCCACATCTAAGTTCGCAATCACCCGGTAAGCAACGCTCTCAGAATTTTGAGTAAGGCTGAGCAATAGGTGCTCAGGCTCTATGTAAGGATGGTCAAGCTTACGAGCTTCTTGAAAAGCCTGCTCGAATACTTGTTTGACCTTAGGCGTAAAGGGAATCTCGACCGGACCATTACCAGAGCCTCGACCAATGATTGACTCGACCTCGGTACGAGCATTCGCTAAGTTGATGCCAAATTCGTCTAAAACTTTGGCGGCAATGCTAGTGTTCTCCTTAATGATGCCGAGCAGCAACTGTTCGCTGCCGACAAAGTTGTGACCCAGGCGACGGGCCTCCTCTTGCGCCTGCATGATGACCGCGATTGCTGTGTTTGTAAAATGCTCAAACATATCTTGAGAAACCTCGAACCCAGTTTTTGTGGTTCGCCTGTTGCTTGTTGTAGAAGCGCATAGGTCTAGGCTGTGTGTCTAGGCTACATGACGACAATAGGCAAGGCGTCCCATTTATTTTCGCTGGCTTTAGTTAAGTTATTTGTCTACTTATGTCAATATGATACTTGTATTTCAGTTGTTCTGGTACAAAGGAAAGCCGTAATCGGTAGTGTGTTTTCCGTAATACACAAAAGACTAGCTAAATATCCAGATGGTTATTACAAGCGTATATACCTTAGTATACAAAACTTTATTAGGTTGCTTGTCTACCCAAATGTTCTGTTTAGAAGATCAGAAAAATTGCTTTTAGGAAGCTTGGTTGAAATATACCCAAAACAACCACAATAAAAGATGGATTTGGATATTGAGTTGGGCGTGAAATTATACCCACTGTATATGACTTGCTATAGGTGGTATGTCGACTAGCTATCAAAGTCAGCTACGCAGACAGCAAGAATATGAAGATCTTGATCCGTTATAGCTTCGATACGGTGAAAGCCTTGAAGAGTATAGGCAGGTGCGGCGCTACCAGCTGTTAGAGAACCGTCCGTAGTCAAAGCGATCGCATAGGGATGGACAATCTGTTCGTAGCTATCAACCACATTAAGCGCTATTCGATCAGGATGCACTTGGCCATAGAAGCAGTCAAACGAAGAACTTGGCTGGTAGAAAGCACCGATGGTCTGATTGTCAGCAACGGTGAAAATGGCATAGGAGGTGCCAAGTTGGTCGCGCTGGGGACTTTGACCAAATAGATAGATACCATCTTCTAAAACAGCAGTATCTTTAACATGAGAAATGACCTGGCTAAACACCTGAGCGTTAATAGAATTAGCTGAGGTCTGTGCCACGCTAACAGTAAAGGAAGATCCGAGTATTGCTCCAAATACCGTCAAAGATAGTAGCGTTTTCCTATACTGATGAGCTGATTTTGTCATGGCGAGTGGCCTTTAAAGAGCGATTTAAGGAAGTCATCTGTGGGTGCTTGATCAATAGAAAGTTAAATGCTTCGTGCTATAAACTTCGTTGGCTTTGGGTAACTATCTTTTGAAGGTTTTAAGTTTTAGGTTGGCCTTTTGCTAACTAGGTAGAATTGTCTAAGTCGAATTATCTAAAAACTGTTTGCTAAAACCGCAATAGGGCTGAGCTAGTAATAGGACAGTTGTTGGAAGTGGCTGTTAAAAGACCCTGACTGCTAGAGCCTAAGCGCTTCTAAGCGGCAAACACCTCTGTTATAAGTAAGACTTTCTAGGCCAATAGATAGTAGACATAGAGCGTGACCAGACAAAGCGATCACACAAAGCAAGCTGAGACTTGGAGAGATCTCCAATATCAGCTAAGAGACTTGGATGGACAGGGCTATAGGGAATACAAGTGGATCAAGGGCGATTACGAATTTCCTGAGTTCAAGCTGAGCGTGGACTATGTGCAGCGCGATCCTTTTGCTGCGCCTAGTCGCATTTGTATTCAGCTATCTCAAGTATTCGCAGGCTTCCCATCTAGGTGGATGACCGACCATGTGAGCCAAGTTGCGATCGCCGACTATCTAACTAGGCGAGTAGCTCAAGTGGCCCAGTCTTTGCAACAGAAGAGAGGGCCTGGGAAGAGTGGCACGATTGAGGTTGCTGCGCCAAGCCAAGCAATATTACGGCGAACAGCAGTTTGGATAGAGGCCGATGTGATTGAAGTCAGGCTAACAGTTGGACTACCGGCTTTTGGTAGACGGATAGCAGGTATGGCAGCAGCGGCTTTGCTATGTGAGGATATACCGCTGCTGGTTTCGCAGTGTCTAAAATACGAAGCACTAGAGTCAGCTGCGATGGAACGTCATATTCATGTCCTAAAAGATGCTGAATCGCTACGCCATCAGCTCGCAGAAAAAGGACTCGTTGCATTTGTAGCTGCAGGTGCTTGTTTGCCTCGCTGTAGTGGAGTTGATGAAAGACCACTTGACGAAGCCGCCGACCGCTTTGTTCCACCTACGGACAGCTGCATCGCTCTAAAAACGCCTCACAGCGGACTAGTCCACGGGCTAGGGATTCGAGCTGGTGTGACCGTGATTGTTGGAGGTGGCTATCACGGGAAGTCTACGCTACTACGAGCTATTGAGCAGGGAATCTACAACCATGTGCCGGGAGATGGGCGTGAGCAAGTCTTATCCGATGCCAGAACGGTAAAGCTACGGGCAGAAGATGGACGAAGCGTAGTGGGCGTGGATATTTCTCCGGTGATTAACCATCTACCGCGCGGCAGGGATTCACGGAGTTTTTCAACGAAGAACGCTAGCGGCAGTACGTCTCAAGCAGCGGGACTATCAGAGGCGGTGGAAGCTGGGGCGAAGGTGCTACTCATTGATGAGGACACAGCAGCGACAAATTTCATGATTCGCGATCGCAAGATGCAAGCGCTGATCTCGAAAGACAAAGAACCGATTACACCATTCGTCGACAAGGTGCGTCAGCTGTATGACGACTATGGGATCTCGACCATCCTAGTCATGGGCGGCAGTGGCGACTATTTTGACGTAGCAGATACGGTCATTGCCATGGAAGACTATCAGCCCAGCGTTGTGACAGCGCAGGCAAAGGTGATCGCCCGCACGGATCCGAGTCCTAGACAGAAAGAGGGCAATCGAGACTTTGGACGTATCACCTCACGAGCTGTTTTGCCAGGCAGTCTGCCTAAAGGCTCAACGAGGAAGGATGGTTCGCCAAAAGTGAAGGCACGCCGAGACAGTTTGATGTTGGGCGGGGAGATAATTGATTTGCGAGCGATTGAACAAATTGTTGAGGCGCATCAGGTAAACGCGATCGCTCAGGCAATTATCTATGCAGACCGCTGGTACTTCGATCCTAAAAGATCCCTAGGCGAAGTACTCGATCTGATCATGGCTGATATTGAACGAGGCGGGCTAGATGCCTTAGCAGATCGTTCATCCACCAGGCATTACCGGCTGGGAAATCTAGCGATGATTCGACGATTTGAGCTAGCCGCAGCGATTAACAGACTTAGAACTATCCAGGTAAAAGCTATGTAGAGGAGATAAGTGCTTTATTTTAATGTGGAGAGAGAATATATTAAGAACTTATTAAAGCACCCTTCCTTTCTCTGCCTGAGTCGATATGGTGTAGGGAAGATACCTCCTAACTGCGTCTCTTGCTTCGTTTGACTTCACTCTTCTTAAAGGTGACCGAACGGAGCTTTTTTTAGGATTGGTCTATGCTCCAAGGTGGCGCTCAAGGGGGTTTATGGCTACCTGAGAGTTTCGATTAGATTCAATAGCCCACTAACTCAGAGCATGACGTTAGCTCTGCGCCTTCGGCGACACAGTTCTCCCAAACGATCCGACGCCCAATTGCCTCTGGAAGTTGTTCTTTCTTCGCGAGCGCTTTTGCGAACCATACCAAACTCTTATCGGTATCGTTTTGTCCTGCTAGAATCTGCGCCTTTAGATAGAACAGCTCAGGGTTACTTGGGGCTGCCGCGAGAGCTTTATTTACTGCAATCAAAGCATTATCGTACTGGTCAAGGTCTCGGTAGCCAATGGCAATTGTGCGCTGAGTCGCATAGACCGGATGACTGTGCTGAGCCATTCTGGTAATAGCCTGCTCCGGATTAGTGAAAGGAAGATTAACTGCCAGCATGAGATCCATTGAGCCTTTGAGCAAGTTAAGCTCAGAATCTTCGGCATTAATTCTTTCGGCAGCTTCTAGCTCATCAAAAATGCTTGGAAGCATACCAAGCGCTCTAGGTACGCCCTTGGCCATGCCTTCTGTCTTTAGCATATGGGCTCCTTCTAAGAAAAGTCCCACTGCTGTGTAGAGATGACCGCGCAATCGATCAGTTTCTTTTAGAGCGGCGGCCGTTGCTTGAGTTAAGGCTGCTCGGCGGCCAACTTCTTCTAGACCAGCACTCCCCTTGAAGTAGGCCATAGCAGCTATCAGCGCATGAACTAAGGGTTCATCAGCTTCGTAAATTTCGGCTCTGGTCAGTGCGGCGTCGGCCGCGACATAGTTACCCTCTTCAAAAATAACTTTGAAAGCCGCTTCTGTATGCTCGCCAATGTCGTGGCCTTCAGTAGGCCTAAAAGGATCGGCGGCTAATGTGAGAGGAGCGATTCCGAAGGTGGCTGCCCCTAAAATAAAGCCAAGTAGTCGCGATGCTGACCGAGCGTTTGGAAAGGCCGTCATATTTATCGTCAGCAGAAATGAAGCGGAGTTCTCTAGATAGAGTATACCTATGTAATTCTGACGAGATTTTGCTAGTTGTAAAGGTTTACTTGATACATTCTCAAGCACATAGATACAGCATATATACAAAAAGACAAGTAGAGGAAACAGTTTGAGCATTGTTTTGGCAGGCGATCGCAGCGGTACTGGGAAAACGACTCTGACGCTGGCCTTACTCGCTGCGCTGAAAAACAAAGGCCGCTGCGTTCAATCTTTTAAAGTAGGCCCGGACTATATCGATCCTATGTTCCATAGCGCTATCACCGAGCGACCTTGCTACAACCTCGATCCGGTTCTCACTAGTGAAGGGTATGTCAAACAGAGTTTTTATCAGCATCAGTTAGGCGCTGACTTTGCTGTAGTCGAAGGCGTTATGGGCTTATTCGATGGGGCTACGGGGGTAGACGATACGGCTAGTACAGCTCATGTCGCTCGGCTGTTGGAATTGCCAGTGGTGTTAGCGGTTGATTGTGGGTGTATGGCACGTTCTATAGCCGCTTTGGTGCAGGGCTATAGAATGTTTGATCGCCGAGTGAACATCGCTGGTGTGATTTTAAATCGCGTAGGCAGCGATCGCCATCTCCAGTTGCTTCGTGAGGCGCTAACACAAATCGAAATGCCGATCCTGGGTGTATTTCGACGAGAGAAGGATATTGAGCTGCCCAGCCGCCATTTAGGTTTAGTCCCAGCTGCCGAAGTCAGCACGTTTGGGAAGATTGCAACGCGGCTAGCGACCATCGGAGAACGGTGTTTTGACTGGGAAAAGCTGGAGCCGATCTTGCATAGAGAAGAGAGCGAGGGTAGAAGGTTAAAGGCGCAGAAGCGCAGTAGTGTACCGACTGATAGACCTGTCAGGATGAGCGGTGCCCGTAGCGTGAGAATTGCGATCGCCCGTGATGATGCCTTTAATTTCTACTATCCTGATAACTTTGAAATTCTCTCAGCTCACGGTGCGGAGCTGATCTTCTGGAGTCCACTACAAGATCAAACGTTGCCAGTAGTAGACGGACTCTATTTCGGCGGTGGGTTCCCAGAAATCTTTGCGGCCGAGCTAAGTAAAAACAAATCTATGCGACTTTCTATCCGCCATCTTGTAGAAAGCAAAATCCCGACCTACGCCGAGTGCGGCGGATTAATGTATCTCAGCGAAACTTTGATCGACTTTGCTGGAAATATGTGGCCGATGGTCGGAGTGATTCAACAAACTGTCGAAATGGGCAAGCGACTAACTTTAGGCTATCGAAGTGCTCTAGCGCTGGGAGATGGCCCCCTACTAGTCAATGGACAAGCTGCTATCGGTCATGAGTTTCACAGATCTAAGATTATAGAGACATTGACTCTCCCAGCTTACGAAACGCGGCGATATTGGGGAGAGGTAGAAGATCCGAAGCATGAGGGCTATCAGTTGTCTCACCTACATGCCTCGTATGTACATCTGCACTGGGGAAGCCAGCGGCAGCTAGCAGAACGATTTGTTCAAAACTGTCTGCAATATCGCCAACAGCTCACCGAATCGAGATTGATCGAGTTTGAACATTAGCCAATTCTTTTCACGACATCTGCCAAAGCCTCTTTCGGCGCAGAATAGTCAAAAGAAAAGCCCGCTGCTTGGGTTCGCTCTGGGAGCACTTTTTGTCCTTTGAGCACTACAACCGCGCCATCGCCTAATAGGGCCTCGATTGCAAAGTCAGGCACCGGCAACCAGGAAGGTCGATCCATCACTTCGCCCAACGTCTGACAAAGATCTTTCATCCGAACGGGTTCTGGAGCGGTGCCGTTGTACACACCGTGCATAGACGAATCGAGCAAGGCCTTTAAAAAAAGGCTGACCAAATCATCGATATGAATCCATGAAAACCACTGCTGCCCACTGCCAATCGGTCCACCGGCATAGAGTTTAAAAGGCATGATCATTTTGGCGATCGCCCCGCCATCTCCCAACACAATTCCGGTCCGAATAATTGCTACCCGCACACCAGCACTTTTAGCCTTGTTTGCCTCAGCTTCCCACGCCTGACAAACCTGTGATAGGAAATCATTCTCAGCTGGAGTGCTCGTCTCAAAGAACTCGGCTGTCTCACTGGTTCCGTAATAGCCAATTGCTGATCCACTGACTAGGACAGAAGGCTTTTGCTCAGCGTTAGCGATCGCCTCTACCAGCTTTTGGGTACCAAGCTTGCGGCTATCTAAAATTCGGTTTTTGCGCTCGTCCGACCACCGTTCGGAAATAGACTCACCTGCTAAGTTGACAACCCCATCACAACCAGAAATTTCTAGCTGCCAATCGCCAGATTGAAGCGGTGTATAGGCTACATATTCAACCGGCTTGAACTTACTGCCAGTGAAAATCTTTTTAGCTTTAGTGACACTGCGGGTAAATACTTTCACATCGTGGCCTTCATCGAGCAAACGCTCGACTAAGCGAGAGCCTACAAAGCCTGTAGCACCCGTAATGGCGATTTTCATAGCGAGTATCGTATCCCTTGAATCATTCAACTGCTCTTTATAGTAGCGATCTAGGGCAGTGTAGGAACACTCGCTCTAGAGATAAGCAGAAGCTAAGACGACCACGGCTCTAACGCTCTATCCTTGTAGAAGCTTAATCAAAGTGCATGAGGACAAGAGAGAGTGCAGCCTTCCGAGTATTTACAGCAGGTGATCACACAGAAGATTGAACAAAGCCCAGATCACCGGATCACGTTTGCTCAATTCATGGATCTAGCGCTGTATCATCCCCAAATTGGCTATTACGCTACGCCGAGTAGTTCTCTTGGCTCGCAAGGTGATTTTGTTACCTCTCCTCATATGAGTCGTGACTTTGGTGAAGTGGTGGCAGAGCAATTTGTCGACATGTGGGAAAAGCTGGGTCGGCCCGATCCGTTTGATCTAGTAGAGATGGGAGCAGGTCAAGGATTGGTGGCCGAAGATGCGATCGCCTATCTTCAATCTCATCATCCTGACTGTTTTGCCACCCTCAGCTACACCATCGTTGAAAAATCGGATTCACTCAAGGCAGAACAGCAGCAGCGCCTAAGGCATTGGAATGAGCAGGGAATTTCTATTCGCTGGCAGAACTTTGATGCGATCGCGCCTAGCTCCATTACCGGATGCGCCTTTTCTAATGAGCTAGTCGATGCCTTCCCCG
It includes:
- a CDS encoding ABC-ATPase domain-containing protein, with product MTRQSDHTKQAETWRDLQYQLRDLDGQGYREYKWIKGDYEFPEFKLSVDYVQRDPFAAPSRICIQLSQVFAGFPSRWMTDHVSQVAIADYLTRRVAQVAQSLQQKRGPGKSGTIEVAAPSQAILRRTAVWIEADVIEVRLTVGLPAFGRRIAGMAAAALLCEDIPLLVSQCLKYEALESAAMERHIHVLKDAESLRHQLAEKGLVAFVAAGACLPRCSGVDERPLDEAADRFVPPTDSCIALKTPHSGLVHGLGIRAGVTVIVGGGYHGKSTLLRAIEQGIYNHVPGDGREQVLSDARTVKLRAEDGRSVVGVDISPVINHLPRGRDSRSFSTKNASGSTSQAAGLSEAVEAGAKVLLIDEDTAATNFMIRDRKMQALISKDKEPITPFVDKVRQLYDDYGISTILVMGGSGDYFDVADTVIAMEDYQPSVVTAQAKVIARTDPSPRQKEGNRDFGRITSRAVLPGSLPKGSTRKDGSPKVKARRDSLMLGGEIIDLRAIEQIVEAHQVNAIAQAIIYADRWYFDPKRSLGEVLDLIMADIERGGLDALADRSSTRHYRLGNLAMIRRFELAAAINRLRTIQVKAM
- a CDS encoding Sll0314/Alr1548 family TPR repeat-containing protein, with the protein product MTAFPNARSASRLLGFILGAATFGIAPLTLAADPFRPTEGHDIGEHTEAAFKVIFEEGNYVAADAALTRAEIYEADEPLVHALIAAMAYFKGSAGLEEVGRRAALTQATAAALKETDRLRGHLYTAVGLFLEGAHMLKTEGMAKGVPRALGMLPSIFDELEAAERINAEDSELNLLKGSMDLMLAVNLPFTNPEQAITRMAQHSHPVYATQRTIAIGYRDLDQYDNALIAVNKALAAAPSNPELFYLKAQILAGQNDTDKSLVWFAKALAKKEQLPEAIGRRIVWENCVAEGAELTSCSELVGY
- a CDS encoding cobyrinate a,c-diamide synthase, giving the protein MSIVLAGDRSGTGKTTLTLALLAALKNKGRCVQSFKVGPDYIDPMFHSAITERPCYNLDPVLTSEGYVKQSFYQHQLGADFAVVEGVMGLFDGATGVDDTASTAHVARLLELPVVLAVDCGCMARSIAALVQGYRMFDRRVNIAGVILNRVGSDRHLQLLREALTQIEMPILGVFRREKDIELPSRHLGLVPAAEVSTFGKIATRLATIGERCFDWEKLEPILHREESEGRRLKAQKRSSVPTDRPVRMSGARSVRIAIARDDAFNFYYPDNFEILSAHGAELIFWSPLQDQTLPVVDGLYFGGGFPEIFAAELSKNKSMRLSIRHLVESKIPTYAECGGLMYLSETLIDFAGNMWPMVGVIQQTVEMGKRLTLGYRSALALGDGPLLVNGQAAIGHEFHRSKIIETLTLPAYETRRYWGEVEDPKHEGYQLSHLHASYVHLHWGSQRQLAERFVQNCLQYRQQLTESRLIEFEH
- a CDS encoding TIGR01777 family oxidoreductase → MKIAITGATGFVGSRLVERLLDEGHDVKVFTRSVTKAKKIFTGSKFKPVEYVAYTPLQSGDWQLEISGCDGVVNLAGESISERWSDERKNRILDSRKLGTQKLVEAIANAEQKPSVLVSGSAIGYYGTSETAEFFETSTPAENDFLSQVCQAWEAEANKAKSAGVRVAIIRTGIVLGDGGAIAKMIMPFKLYAGGPIGSGQQWFSWIHIDDLVSLFLKALLDSSMHGVYNGTAPEPVRMKDLCQTLGEVMDRPSWLPVPDFAIEALLGDGAVVVLKGQKVLPERTQAAGFSFDYSAPKEALADVVKRIG